CGCTCTTGCGCCGCGCCACCAGGGTGAGCCACCAGCGCATCGCCCGTTGGCCGCCCACCAGCAGCAAGGTCAGCAAGGCGGCCGCCTTCAGGCTGGCCCACACGAGCGCCTGGGCCAGTTGCTCGGCCGAGGAGCCGAGCGCGGGGATCAACACCAGCAGTGGCACCACGGCCAGATCCTGGAACAACAACACGCCCATGACCCGGCGGCCGTGCTCGCTTTCCAGCTCCAGCCGTTCGGCCATCAGCTTGACGACGATCGCGGTGGAGGACATGGCCAGCGCACCGCCCAGCGCCAGCGCCGTTTGCCACGGCAGCGCCCAGCGCTGACCGAGGCCGGCGAAGACCCAGGCCAGCGCGGCATTGCCGGCGACGATGGCCAATACGGTGAGCACCACCTCGCTCAGCCCCAGGCCGAACACCATCTTGCGCATGCTCTTGAGCTTGGGCAGATTGAACTCGAGCCCGATGGCGAACATCAGGAACACCACGCCGAATTCGCCCAGGTACTGCATGCCGGCGCTGTCGCGGGCCAGCGCGAGCGCGTTGGGCCCGATGATGATGCCGACCGCCAGGTAGCCCAGCATGGGAGGCAGCTTGAAGCTGCGGCAGACGACCACACCAATGACGGCGGCCAGGAGGTAGAGAAGGACGAGTTCGAGGGTGGAAGCCATCGACAGGCAGGCGGGCAGGACGGGACCGGACAGACCGGCAGCAGGGGAACACGGCCGAAGCCTAGAATCCATGGATCGTAAACGACCCCGTGCCAGCCGTGTCAGAACGCATTACTCACCTGAAATCGAAGATCGGTTTCGATCCTGCCCATGCGGTGGCGCTGGCGCGCGAGACGCTGGACATCGAGGCGGCCGCACTGCTTGGCCTGAAGAACCGGCTGGGCGACGCCTTCGCCCGGGCGGTGGAACTGGTGCTGCAGTGCGAGGGCCGCGTGGTGGTCATGGGCATGGGCAAGAGCGGCCATGTCGGCCGCAAGATCGCTGCCACCCTGGCGTCCACCGGCACGCCGGCGATGTTCGTGCATCCGGCGGAGGCCAGCCATGGCGACCTGGGCATGATCACGGCGCACGACCTGGTCCTGGCCATCTCCAATTCCGGCGAGAGCGACGAGCTGACCGCCATCCTGCCGGTGCTCAAGCGGCTGTCCATCCCGCTGCTGGCGCTCACCGGCCGGGCGGAGTCCACCCTGGCCCGGCATGCCGAGGTGGTGCTCGACACCTCGGTGGCCAAGGAAGCCTGCCCGCTGAACCTGGCACCCACGGCCAGCACGACGGTGCAGATGGCGCTGGGCGACGCGCTGGCGGTGGCCCTGCTGGACGCTCGTGGCTTCAAGGAGGAGGACTTCGCCCGCTCCCACCCGGGCGGTGCGCTGGGCCGCAAGCTGTTGACCCATGTGCGTGACGTCATGCGCAGCGGGGCGGCGGTGCCCCAGGTGCTGCACACCACGCCTTTCACCGAGATGATGCGCGAGATGTCGGCCAAGGGCCTTGGCGCCACCGCGGTGGTGGACGAGCAGGGCCGCGTGCAGGGCATCTTCACCGACGGTGACCTGCGCCGCCAGATCGAGCGCGGCCGCGACCTGCGCATGCTGACCGCGGCCGACGTGATGACCCGCAACCCGCGGCAGGTGCGCGACGATGCGCTGGCCGTCGAGGCGGCCGACCTGATGGAGGAGGCTCGCATCACCTCGGTGCTGGTGGTCGATGCGGCCGGGCAGCTGGTCGGTGCGCTGAACTTCAACGACCTGATGCGTGCGAAGGTGATCTGACGCATGCGTCCCCTGGAGCCCCATCTGAACTTTGCGCCCGAGCTGCTGCTGCCGGCGCAGGGCGTGCGTGCCGCGGTGTTCGACGTCGACGGCGTCTTGACCGATGCCCGCATCTACATCGGCGAGAGCGGCGAGCTCTTCAAGGCCTTCAATACGCTGGACGGCCACGGCCTGAAGCTGCTGGCTCGTGCCGGCATTACGCCGGTGGTGGTGACCGGCCGCGACTCGCCGGCGGTGCGCCGGCGGGTGGCCGATCTCGGCCTGCAACATGCCTGCTACGGCGTGCATGACAAGCTGGCCGTGACCGAGCAGCTGCTTGGTCAGCTGCAGCTCGACTGGTCGCAGTTGGCGGTGATCGGCGACGACTGGCCGGACCTGCCGCTCATGGTGCGTGCCGCGTTCGCCTGCGCGCCGGCCGGCGCGCATGTCGAGGCAAGGGCTGCGGCGCACTACGTGACGCAGGCCGAGGGTGGCCACGGCGCAGCCCGTGAGTTCTGCGACTTGCTGCTGTGTGCCCAGGGCCGCTATGCCAGCCTGTTGCACAGCCACCTCCAGACCCTGGACGACGGACGCAGCGCATGAGTGAGGCGCGCAGGCGGGTGGTGCTGGCACCGGCAGCACCGCGGGGAACGGTGCGGGCACAGCCGGGCCTGCGCTGGCTGGACCAACTGTGGAGCTACCTGCCACTGCTGCTGCTGGCGCTGCTGGCGGCCGGCACCTACTGGCTGGTCAAGCACACACCGGTGCCCGAAGGTCCGCAGGCCGAACTGCCCGCCAGGCACGAGCCGGACTACCAGATGAACCGCTTCTCGGTGCAGCACTTCACCGCCTCGGGCCGGCCGCGCACCTTGCTGGAAGGGCGCGAGCTGCGCCACTATCCCGACACCGACACGTTGGAGATCGACGAGGTCCGCATGCGTTCGGTCGACGAGCAGGGCCGTGTCACGCTGGCCACCGCCCGGCGTGCCTTGTCGAACGCCGAGGGCACCGAAATTCGCCTGATGGGCAGCGCCCATGTGGTGCGGGAGGCGGCCGGGCCCCAGGACGAGGCGGCCAACCGGCGCCTCGAGTTCAGCGGCGAGTTCCTGCACATCTTCACCGAGGAAGAGCGCGTCGAGTCCCACCTGCCGGTCACGCTGCGCCAGGGCGAGATGGAGGTGCGGGGCGCTTCACTGCGCTACTCGCATCGGGAGCAGCTGCTCGAATTGAAGGGCGCGGTGCGTGGCATGTTGCCGCCGCAGCGCTGACGGTCTATCTTCAGGTGGTCTCATGAACCAAGCCCTCGTCTACATCACCGGTGCCTCCAGCGGCATCGGTCAGGCCCTGGCGGCGCGCTACTACGCCGCTGGCTGGCGGCTGGCCCTGGTGGCCCGGCGTGCGGCCGAGATCGAGGCCTGGTGCGCGGCACAGGGCTTCGACCCGGGGCGCTGGGCCGTCTACGGGGCGGACGTGCGCCAGGTCGACAGCATCGTCGCCGCCGGCCGTGCCTGCATCGAGCGGCAGGGCGTGCCGGATGTGGTGATTGCCAATGCCGGCATCAGCGTCGGCATCGACACCTCGCAATATGCCGACCTCGAAGTCATGCGGCAGACTTTCGAGACCAACAACCTCGGCATGGCAGCCACCTTCCATCCCTTCATCGACCCCATGCGCGCACGCGGCTCGGGCGTCTTGGTGGGCATCGCCAGCGTGGCGGCCATCCGTGGCCTGCCGGGCCATGGCGCCTACTGCGCCAGCAAGGCCGCCGTGGTCAGCTACTGCGAGAGCCTGAGGGGCGAACTCAGGCCGTCCGGGGTGCGCGTCGTGACTGTCGCGCCAGGCTACATCGACACGCCGCTGACGCGCGGGAACCGCTATTCCATGCCCTTCCTGATGAGCGCGGAGACCTTCGCCGACCGTGCCTTTCGCGTCATCGCATCGGGCGCCAGCTACCGGGTCATCCCGTGGCAGATGGGCCTGCTGACGAAGCTGATGCGTATCGTGCCCAACTGGCTGTTCGACCGCGCGGTGGCTGGCCGCGGCCGCAAGCGCCGTCAGGGCGAGTGACATACAGCGGGCCGCTGCCCCGACAGGTCCGGCGCGGCGACGCCTGAATACCGGGCGGTTCCGCTGCACCCGGGCCGGTCGGCAACGCCGCGATCCCCCGGCTGGATCAGGACCGGGCCCTGGCGGTGCATAGCAGGGCAGGGCAGGGCAGGGCAGGGCGGGCTCGCCTTCCAGCGTGCCGGCCGGGCTCCTTTCTGTGCAGAATGGTCTTTTCGCAAGATGCCGGGAGGCGATCGCGATGTCGGACCTCAGCTTTTTCCTCTGCGCCTGGGCCCGCAACAACCGCTGGGCCAACCACCGCCTGCTGCAGGCCTGCGTGGAGCTCGATGCAGTGGCCTTCACGGCCAGGCGCACGAGTTTCTTCCCGTCGATCAAGGCTACCCTGAACCACATCCTGACGGTGGACTGGTACTACGTGGATGCGATGGAGCGGGCGCTGCAGGGCCGTGTGCCGAACGAGTCCGCCGCTGCCTTCTTCGAGCCGGCCGAGCCGTTTGACCGATGCCCTGGGCTGGCCCAGGCCCAGGAAGCGGTCGACCAGCGCCTGCTGGCCGTGTGCGAGGCACTCGATGACGCGCGCCTGCGGCTGATGGTCGATGTGCCGCGGTCGGCTGGCATCTGCCCGGAGCGCATGGACCGGCTGCTGGCCCATCTGTTCCAGCACCAGATCCATCATCGTGGCCAGGTGCATGCCATGCTGGCCGGGACGGATGTCGCCCCTCCGCAGCTTGACGAGTTTTTCTGCGCCAGCGATCGGTCGCTACGCGCCGATGACCTGACAGCCCTGGGGTGGGACGAGGCGGGGTTGTGGAAGCGCTGACGCACCTTTGAACGCCGCAAGCCCTCGATCGGCGCTATCGTGTCGGGCTGCCGCCTTCGGGTGGCGCTGGACGTGCGTCGGCATCGCCGGGCGCGATGAACCACAAAAAGCAGCTGCTTCACCGGAGGAGCGCCGATGTCTCTTGCCACTCGCATCGAAACCGACTCGATGGGTCCCGTCGAGGTGCTTGCCGACCGCTATTGGGGTGCACAAACCCAGCGGTCCATCCACCACTTCCCGATTGGTGTCGCCCGCTTCAAGTGGCAACGTCCGATGATCCGTGCCCTGGGCCTGCTGAAGAAGGCCGCCGCCCAAGCCAATGCCGAGCTGGGTGAACTCCCGGAAGACCTGGCCCAGCTCATCATCCGGGCGGCTGACGAAGTCATCGATGGCCGCCTCGACGATCACTTTCCGCTGGTGGTCTTCCAGACCGGCTCGGGCACGCAGTCGAACATGAACGCCAACGAGGTGATCGCCAACCGCGCCATCGAGCTGGCCGGTGGCGTGCTTGGCAGCAAGAAGCCGGTGCACCCCAACGACCATGTGAACCGCGGCCAGTCGTCCAACGACACGTTCCCGACCGCGATGTATGTAGCAACGGTCGAGCAGCTGCACCAGCGGGTGTTCCCCGCGGTGGCGGCGCTGCGCAACACGCTGGCTGCCAAGGCGCACGAATACCGCCACCTGGTGAAGACCGGGCGGACCCACCTGCAGGACGCGACCCCCATCACCCTCGGGCAGGAAATCGGTGCCTGGGTTGCCCAGCTTGACTTCGGTCTGGCTGCCGTCCGCGCTGCCTTGCCCGGGCTGCAGGAGCTGGCCATCGGCGGCACGGCCGTCGGCACGGGCCTGAACGCGCACCCCCTGTTCGGTGACCGGGTGGCGGAACGCTTGTCGGAACTCACGGGCCGGTCGTTCCAGTCTGCCGTCGACAAGTTCTTTGCCTTGTCGGCCCATGACGCACTGGTGCAGGCCTCGGCGGCCCTGCGTACGCTCGCCGGTGGCCTGATGAAGCTGGCAAACGACGTCCGCTGGCTGGCCAGCGGCCCGCGAGCCGGCATCGGTGAACTGCGCATTCCCGAGAACGAACCGGGCTCGTCCATCATGCCGGGCAAGGTCAACCCGACCCAGTGCGAGGCACTGACGATGGTCTGCGTCCAGGTGTTCGGCAACGATGCCGCGGTGGCCTTCGCCGGCTCACAGGGCAACTTCCAGCTGAATGTCTACAAGCCAGTGATGGTGCACAACGTGCTGGAGAGCATCGACTTGCTGGCCGACGCCTGCCATGCCTTCGATGCCTACTGTGCACAGGGCCTGGGGCCGAATGAGGCGGTGATTGACGAGCACCTCGAGCGCAACCTGATGCTAGTGACCGCCCTCAATCGCCATATCGGGTACGACCTCGCCGCGCAGATTGCCAAGCGGGCGCACCACGAGGGCCTGACCTTGCGCGAGGCTGCACTCGCTACCGGGCAGATCGCTGCCGAAGACTACGATCGGTGGATCAATCCGCTGGAGATGACGCGACCGGGCTGAACCGTCGTCCCGGCAGCTGGCGTGCGCCGCACCACGGCGTGCGCCAGCGGACCCCGGTCGCCGACAACCGCCCATGAAAAAAGCGACGCGGCTTGCACCACGTCGCTTTTCTTCATTCAGAACCCTGGCAAGCCAGGGTTGAGAAGGGGGGTCAGGGCTTAGTAGCCGCCACGGCCACCGCCGAAGCCACCACGGCCGCCGCCGCCACCGCCGCCGAAGCCGCCGCGGCCACCACCGCCGCCGCCACCGCCGAAGCCGCCTTCACGACGGCCGCCGCCGAAGCCGCCACCACCGCCGCCGCCGCCACGCGGGCCGCCGAAGCCGCCCGGACGCTCTTCACGGGGACGGGCTTCATTGACGACAATGGCGCGACCTGCCAGTGCTTGGCCGTTCATGCCGTTGATAGCGGATTGAGCTTCGGCATCGGAGCCCATTTCGACGAAACCGAAACCTTTGGAGCGGCCGGTGTCACGGTCCATCATGACCTTGGCAGAGCTGACGGCCCCGAATTGGGAGAAGGCCTCGTTCAGATCTTCGTCACGGATGGAATAGGCGAGGTTGCCTACATAAAGCTTGTTGCCCATGAGAGAGCTCCTTTCAATACACAGTCAGTCACTTGGAGCTTCTACCCATCATGAACCACTCAGATCCAGGCGCCGCATCCAGAACAGGAACCCATTATGTGGGAGGAAGAGGGGTTGGGGCGCATGATGTGTGAAAAAGTGTTGTGTACGCTGCAGCTGTCGTCTGTTTTCTCGCGGCAAAATCTCCCTTTTTGCCCCAAACCACTGGCTGCCGCGGTAGTTGGTGAATGAGGGGCCCCTCGTTATCATCGCCCCGCCCGTCTTGCCGCACCAATGCGGCCCCAAGAATCAAGACGACACGCGCCCTCCCGGCGCATGCAATGTTTGCTCGGCCGCGCGGGTGCTTCAGGAGGACCAGATGAGTTTGACTTGCCCGAAGTGCGGTACCGACAACCGCGACAAGGCCCGCTTCTGCCGTGGATGTGGCGCGTCGCTGGCCGGTGTCGTTGCGGGCGCCGCGCCGGCGGCTGCACCGGAAGCGCCGGCCGCCGCTGCACTGAAGCCGTGTCCGGCCTGCGGAACGCCGAATGACGCCGCTGCACGGCAATGCCGGGTTTGCGGCAGCGCCTTGGAGGCGGCGGCCGCGGCACCGCCGGCGCCGTCGATCGATGAGCTGCTCGGTCTTGGCGCCCCGACCGCGCCCGCGCCGGGCATGCCGGCCGCGCCTGCAGTCGACCCGCTGCCGGACGACCCCTTCGCCGGCCTGCCCGAGGCGGCTCCCCTGGCCCAGGCACCCCGCCCGGCTGCCGAACCGGCGCCCGTGACGGCGTCGGTACCGCCCTCTATCAGTGAACCGGCGGCTGCCTCGCCGACACCGGTGGCCGCTGTTGCCTCGACGGGCGACGCGCCCCCGCCCGCTTTCCAGCCGACCGAACCGGCCCCGGCACCGGCCCCGGAGGCGTCGGCCAAGGCAGCACCCGCCGCCCGGAGCAAGATGCCGGCGGCGGCGCTGTACCTGACGTTGGCGGTGTTGCTGGTGGGCGCGGCGATCTGGCTGTTGGTGAAGAGCCCCAAGGCACCGGAACCGGTGGCGCCGCCCGAGGCAACGGTCGCCGCGCCACCGCCCGTGGCGTCCGCCCCGCCTGCGGTGGCCGAGCCCGCGCCGCCACAGGCCGAGCCGCAGGCCCAGGCGGCGGCTTCGGAAGCGGTGGTGGTGCCGGAGGTCGCGGCCAGCGAGGCCTTGCCGCCAGTGGCGGAAGCATCGGCACCCCTTGCTTCCGGCAATCCCTTGGCCGGCCTGTCCGGGGCCCCTGCGGCCACGCCGCCAGCGCCACCGGTCGAAGCGACGGCCAAGCCGGCGGACGACGCGAAGAAGGCGGAAGCCGAAGCCAAGGCGAAGGCCCGTGCCGAAGCGCGCGCCAAAGCCAAAGCCGAGGCCGAGGCCAAGGCGCGCACCGAGGCGGCTCGCCAGGCTGCGCTCAAGGCCGAGCAAGCCAAGCAGGCCGCCGCTCGCGCTGCGGCCGCGCCCCCGCCGCCGGCCGAGCCGGCCGTGCCGCAGGAAGTCTGTGGGGGACGGGTCTTCATCGCGCTGTTCAGCTGCCTCAAGAGCGAATGCCAGAAGCCGGGCAATGCCCGTCATCCCCGCTGTGTCGAGTTTCTTGAGCAGGAGCGGCGCCACCAGGAGCGGAGCCAGTTCCGTTGAGTGTTACCGCCCCCGGCCTTGCCTTGAAGCGCCGGGGGCGGCCTTGACCTGAAGCCATGTCCATCAGCCAGAAGATCCGTTCCGCAGACGCCTTGTTGAATTGCCTGGACGCTGTCCGGAACGGTCCGGCCCTCGGGCTGTTGCTGGCGACGTTCTCGATCTCGGGGTTGCTGCTGGCGATGACCCAGCAGGCCGACGCCCGTGGACAGACATTGCCCAGCCTGCTGTACGGCTTGCTGGCCCTGGCGGCCGCCTTCTACGGCGGCAATGCGGCCGGCATCGTCATCATGGATGACGCCAAGGGGCGCCCTCGCCGCTCCGCGGGGGAAGCGCTGAAAGCGGCGATGAGCACCGCTCACCGGTTGCTGGGCGTCCTGGTGCTGGCGGCCCTCGGCTACGGCCTCGGTGCGCTGGCCATCTCGGTGGTGCTGGTGGTCTGCAAGACGCCGCTGTTCGGGCCCTTGGCGTTCACCCTGGTGATGCCCGTGGCCGTGGTGATCTGTGGCATCGCGCTGCTGGCGCTGCCCACCATCATCATGCCGCTCGCGGCGCCGGCCGTCTGGGACGGTGCCAGCACCCTTCAGTGCGCCAGCCGGCTGCTGATCATTGCGCGGGAGCGCTTGCTCGGCGTGGTGGTGATGATGCTGGTCGTCGGTGTCCTGACCTGGTTGGTGGGCGGCATGGTCGGTTTTGTCGTCAAGACCGGCGGCCATGCGGTGGCCCGGCTGGCCGGCATGGTGCTGGGCGAGGATGCGGCCCTCAACCAGATGATGGCCGGGCTGTTCGGCCTGGGCCTGCGCAGCCTGGCCAGTGCCGGCGTGCCGGTGAGCAGCCCCTATGCCGTGGCGGCCCTGATCGGCGGCGGGGTGGTGTTTGCGGTCAGCCTGGTGCTGCCCAGCCTGGTCTATTTGCGGGGCGCTTGTGCGGTCTACCTGTCGCACGTGGATGCGGCCTTGGCCTACGAGCAGCCGGCTGCCTTCCGCAAGACCGATGCGCAGGAGCCGCCGCCGCCCCCGGTTTCCTCCCCGGCCCGTCCGGTGGTGGGGCGCGGCATCCTGGCGCCGCCGCCTCAACCCAGCGGGCTGGACACCACCATCACCATGGCGCGTTCGCCGCTGGCCACGGAACGGGGCGCTGCCCGGGGCGTGGACGTCGATCTGCTGCTCGATGACCTGCAGCCGCCCGCCTGCGCGGTGTGTGGCCACCCGGTGCAGCGTGAAGACCGCTTCTGCGGCGTCTGTGGCGCACCGCAGCCGCCGCGCGAATGAGCGACCCTCCGGCCGTGGCCGGCTGAGCCGATGAGCCTGCGCATTGCGTCCCTGGTGCCCTCGGTCACCGAGTTGCTGGCCGACCTCGGCCTGATCCCCTGGCTGGTGGCTCGCACCGGTTTCTGCATCCATCCTCGTGACGGCCTCGCCGCGGTACCCAAGGTGGGCGGGACCAAGGACGTCAACCTCGCCAAGTTGCGCCGCCTGGCGCCCAGCCATGTGGTGGTCAATGTCGACGAGAACGAGCGCCCGACGGTGGACGCCCTGCGCGCCTTCGTGCCCAACGTGATCGTCACGCATCCCTGCGGCCCGCAGGACAATTTTGCGCTGTACCGGCAGATGGCCGACATCTTCGGTGAGCTGCCCGAGGTGCGCTCTCGGGCCGAAGCCCTGTGCGCTGCGTTGCAGCAGGCGCTGGACACGGTGGTCCCCCTGCCGCCCCGGAATGTCTTGTATTGCATCTGGCGGGAGCCTTGGATGACCGTCGCGCGCGACACCTATGTGTCGCGCATGCTGGCCTTGCTCGGCTGGCAGACGCTGCCCGCGCTGGACGGCGGGCCGAGCGGCGCTGCCCGCTATCCGGCCTTTGATTGGCGGGACGACTGGCTGGGCAGCGTGGACGAGGTGTTGTTGAGCAGCGAACCCTATCGCTTCGGGCCCGCCCATGTCGAAGAGGTGAAGGCCCGGCTCGCCGCCGAAGGCCGGCGAGCCGCGGTGCGACTGGTCGATGGCGAAATGCTCAGCTGGTATGGCAGCCGCGCCATCGAAGGCGTGCGCTACCTCCAGCGTTTGGCACGCGAGCCAGCCGGCTGAGGGGGCATACCGGCCGGATGCTGCCTGGGCCCTGCCGCAGCGACCGGCTGTCTCCCCTGCGCAGAGCGGGGTGTCGGCGCGGCGTGCACGCGCCAGGATCAGCGCCCTACAATGATTCGATGATCTCGCGCGAACCCACCCTCGAACGACTGGCGATTGCGAAGTCGCTGCTGCTGGACCCCTTTGGCCTCGACGAGGCCAAACTCGCGCAGGCCCTGCGCGTGATCGGCGAGCACCGCATCGACGATGCCGACCTCTACTTCCAGTACACCCGCAGCGAGGGCTGGAGCCTGGAAGAGGGCATCGTCAAATCGGGCAGCTTCGGCATCGACCAGGGCGTTGGTGTGCGGGCCGTGGCGGGCGAGAAGACCGCCTTTGCCTACTCCGACGACATTTCGCTCGACGCGCTGCTGGATGCCGCCCGCACGGTGCGTACCATTGCCGCGAGCGGGCAGAGCCGGCGGGTCAAGGTGGGGGGCCCGGCGCAGGTCGCTGGCAGCCGCACGCTGTATGGTCCGATGGATCCGATTGCCACCTTGGACAGCACGCAGAAGGTGGCCCTGCTCGAGCGCGTGGAGAAACTGGCCCGGGCCCGCGATCCGCGCATCGTGCAGGTCATGGCCGGCTTGATGGGCGAATACGATGTGGTGATGGTGGCGCGCGCCGACGGCACCCTGGCCGCCGATGTTCGCCCGCTGGTGCGCTTGTCGGTCACCGTGATCGCCGAACAGAACGGCCGTCGCGAGGTCGGCTCCGGCGGTGGCGGGGGGCGCTTCGGCCTTGGCTATTTCCATGATTCGGTGATCGAGTCCTATGTGGACGATGCGGTCAATGCGGCCTTGACGAACCTCGAGAGCCGGCCGGCCCCGGCTGGCGAGATGACGGTGGTGCTCGGCCCCGGCTGGCCCGGCGTGCTGCTGCACGAGGCGGTCGGCCATGGTCTCGAAGGCGACTTCAACCGCAAGGGTTCGAGCGCTTTTTCCGGCCGCATGGGCCAGCGGGTGGCAGCCAAAGGCGTGACCGTGCTGGATGACGGCACGCTGCCGGACCGCCGTGGCTCCTTGAACGTGGACGACGAAGGCAATGCCTCGCAGCGCAATGTGTTGATCGAGGACGGCATCCTGCGCGGCTACATCCAGGACGCGATGAACGCCCGTCTGATGAAGGTGAAGCCCACCGGTAACGGCCGGCGCGAGAGCTACGCCCACATCCCGATGCCCCGCATGACGAACACCTACATGCTTGCCGGGGACAAGACGCGCGATGAGATCGTCGCAAGCATCAAGAAGGGCCTGTACGCCACCAACTTCGGCGGCGGCCAGGTCGACATCACCAGTGGCAAGTTCGTCTTCTCGGCCAGCGAGGCCTACTGGGTCGAGAACGGCCGCATCCAGTATCCGGTGAAGGGGGCCACCATCATCGGCAACGGTCCCGATGCGCTCACACGGGTCAGCATGATCGGCAACGACCTGCAGTTGGACACGGGTGTGGGCACCTGCGGCAAGGAAGGGCAGAGCGTGCCGGTCGGGGTGGGCCAGCCGACCCTGCGCATCGACGGCCTCACCGTCGGCGGCACCGCCTGACCCGCGAGAGCTTGGGCCTGGCGCCAACGGTGCCGGGCCGGGAGTGAGAG
This genomic stretch from Eleftheria terrae harbors:
- the tldD gene encoding metalloprotease TldD; the encoded protein is MISREPTLERLAIAKSLLLDPFGLDEAKLAQALRVIGEHRIDDADLYFQYTRSEGWSLEEGIVKSGSFGIDQGVGVRAVAGEKTAFAYSDDISLDALLDAARTVRTIAASGQSRRVKVGGPAQVAGSRTLYGPMDPIATLDSTQKVALLERVEKLARARDPRIVQVMAGLMGEYDVVMVARADGTLAADVRPLVRLSVTVIAEQNGRREVGSGGGGGRFGLGYFHDSVIESYVDDAVNAALTNLESRPAPAGEMTVVLGPGWPGVLLHEAVGHGLEGDFNRKGSSAFSGRMGQRVAAKGVTVLDDGTLPDRRGSLNVDDEGNASQRNVLIEDGILRGYIQDAMNARLMKVKPTGNGRRESYAHIPMPRMTNTYMLAGDKTRDEIVASIKKGLYATNFGGGQVDITSGKFVFSASEAYWVENGRIQYPVKGATIIGNGPDALTRVSMIGNDLQLDTGVGTCGKEGQSVPVGVGQPTLRIDGLTVGGTA